The genomic window ATACACCACTACTCTAAAACCCTAAACCCGCAAATACCCCTTTTCCTCAAGTTCTTTACACGTGTACTCATACACTTCCTGAAACATCGTGTCGAGATATTTTTTGTTGAATAAGCTGAACTTCGTCATCTTTGGAGGGTCCAGGAAAATATCACAGGCTTTTGCTTTGGAATAAACTGATTTGGCGATGGCCAGGTGTAAAATCCGGTCAAATTCTTTCATCAGGCTCATCTTTTCCAGACTGTCATAGCTGATGGAATTCACATGGGAACCGATCAGGAAATCACATTTATCCATAATCGGCTCGATCGGTAAATTATCCAGCACCCCGCCGTCCACATAAATTTTCTCACCCATCTTCACCGGAGGCAAAATAAACGGAACACTTGAAGAGGCAAGAAGCGGAGCAAAAAGCTCACCCTCCGAAAAAAAGTCCACTATACCATGCGTCATTTCCGTCGCGGCTACATAGACCGGAATTTTCAAAGTATTGAAATTATCTTCCGGGAAATAATCCGTTAGCAGTTTCAGGATAAATTTAGCGCTGAAAATCCCGTTTTTTGAAAGCTTAAGATAAGACCGGGAAAAAAAGGTGGTTTGCTTTACGATCTCCATCATTTCTTCGGGAGTTTTTCCTAAAGAATAAAAAGCTCCGACAATAGAACCTGCGCTGGTTCCGGAAATAATATCAGGTTTCAGGTTGTATTCTTCAAGAGCTTTCAGAACGGCAATGTGAGCGATCCCACGCATTCCTCCGCCCGAAAGAGTAAGGCCGATTACCGGTTTCTTTTTTTTGAAGGAGAAGAAATCAAACATATCAGAAGACCAGATGTTTCGGCATATTATGAAGAAGTTCGGTATTGATGATCGCCGCACAGACGGATGGCTTTTCCCAATGCCCGTTATGGCCGCAGTCCAGAATGTAAGATTTGATGTTTGTACGGTCGGGAAGGCCTTTAATTGTCACATCGGTCTTTACCGCATTGTCATGTTTTCCGGCGAGGACTAAAATTTTGGCGTCCAGATTTTCCAGGATATGTTTTTTGTCCGTTCTTTCCACCATTCCTTTTACTGAGGCAAGCGCACCCAAATGGTTTGTCGAAAGGGCAGTTTCCAATGCAATCTCTATTTTTCCTTCCAGGATATCCCGTTCGTTGGGATTAAACAGGTTTGGAATACCGGCTCTGACGTAGTGTGCAAAAGCATCTTTAATAATACGGTAACTTTTGATCCGCTGTTCCTTTTTCTCAGCATCATCGGGAAAGTAAGTTGAAAAAAACAGGGTTAAACTTTTAAGGTATTCCAGATGTTTTTCAGCAAAAGCCAGGGAAACATAGCCTCCCATAGAATGGCCAAGCAAATGGATTTTGGTTAGGTTTTCATGATCAAGAACTTTCTTCACCTCTTCTGCCATCAGTTCCATAGTCTGTACTTCAGCGATGATTTCCGACTGTCCATGGCCGGGAAGATCAATTTTCAGCAATGAAAAATTCTCGGAAAGATGAGGTTCCATATCGTTCCATATCGAAAGGTTTTCCATGAAGCCATGCAGCAGGACCAGGGTTTCCTTTCCGTTTCCTTTTCTCTCAAAGTTCAGCATAAGGCAGCAGTTAAAAATGAATATCAATATATTCAACAAATCCCGAACCATTTACCATATCCTGAAGCCGGTACGTTTTTCCGCCGTCTTTAGACATGAAGGTTTTAGTTCCTTTTCTTACATAAGGCTTTCCATTTTCGCTTTCAGAAATATCACCGGTGAAATTCATGTGCTTGTCAGAAACAGTGGCCATGAAGCCTTTTATAGTAAGGGAATTTTTTCCTGATGTAATGGTTCCTGAAACATCGTAATGATCTGCTTCGCCGTCAATCTTTTTAAATTTAACGGTTCCTGACGAATTCATAAGGCTGTGGGTCAGCTTATGGGTTCCGCTGAAATCTTTGAAATGATTTTTAGACCGGATGCTGTCGTTGATCTTAGTTCTTGCAGCATTAATGGAATCTACTATTTTGGTACTGTCCACTTTGTCCACAGTGGGAGTTGTTTCTTTTTTAGAACATGAAACGGCTAAGGCTGTAAGTGCAATGGCGGTTAAAAAGTTTTTCATTCAATAAAATTATATCCAAAAGTAAATAAAAAAGAGCATTTTAAAAATGCCCTTCCTGTTTTATCTGGTTAATTCTTCGTAAACTTTCTTCTCCCATGGTTTGATGTCGGTAACACCGTATCTTTCCTTTTTTGAAATTGCAATATTATCCAGCACATCAACGAAATTTTTATAATTGGCGTCGTCGGTGGGTTCAATAATAATGGTGAAATTTTCTTTTTTAGGCGCTTTATTATAAGCCTCGGAAATAATCTTCGTGATATTCAGCCCGTTGAAATCCGTTTCTTTCAGATTATTCTTGTTTAAATCTTCTTTGGACTGCTGATGATAAAATACCCTGTTGTCTTTACCGAGAATAAAAGTAACCTGATTCTTTGGAAGAATGTCATAATGTTTTGGACTTGGATTGGGATCTTTCGCCGGCAATCCCAGATCCATCACATTCGGTTTTGTAAAATTGGTGGTAAACATAAAGAAGGTGATCAATAAAAATCCCAGATCTACCATCGGGGTCATATCCACGCGGATTAATTTTTTTCTCTGCTTGCTTCCGCCCTGCTTTTCCTGTGCAATTACTTCTGCCATAATTATTAGTTTTTAAATGTTAAACAGTTTTTAATAAAAGATATTGAATACTTATTTTTATAACGGAATATATACAAAATTCGTACCTGAAATATAAAATCGGTATTAAGTATTAAATTGATTGAGTATTAAACATATTATTTATCAGCAGAATAAAATAAATTCTGTTTAATGAATATCATCCGTATGAAACAAAAAACTCACGCCTTTCAGCATGAGTTTTAAAAATATTTGAAAATTTTTATTTATTCTGTTTATAATAATTGACGCCGCATTCCAGGAATTTTTTGAATTTTTCCTTTTCCATGTATCCAGAAACCGGCGTGTTGATCACTTTTCCATCCGGAGTCAGCAAAACATAATGCGGCTGGGAGTTGTTGTTGAAATTTGCGGTCTGGAACAAGCTCCATCGGTCTCCGATGGTCTGTACTTTTTTCATCTGCCCGTCTCCAAGGTCAATTTTAGTTTTCTGCTCTTCAGGAAGCTCTTCCTTATCGTCAACGTATAAAGAAGCGAGCACTACATCATTTTGGAGAATCGGTAGAATATCCGCCTGGCTCCAAACGAATTCCTCCATTTTACGGCAGTTTTCACAGCCATAACCGGTAAAGTCGATCAGGATCGGTTTGTTTTCTTTCTTAGCAATTTCAATGGCTTTAAAGAAATCGTGCTCAGGATGCATTCCCAGGATTCCGTCTTTTTCGTCATGGAAGTAGCTGACGTTCAGCGGAGGCAAAATTCCGCTTAACAGCTGCAGTTTCGGACGGTCGGATGGAATTAATCCTTGGATCAGGTAAATCACAAAACCGATTCCCAATACACCCAATACTTTTCTTGTGATGGAAATCTTCGGTTTTTTGTCATCGTGCGGGAATCTGATTAATCCGAATAAATAGATCACCAAACCGATGGCTACAATAATCCAGATGGCAATGAAGAGTTCTCTTTTAATTAAAAATGTTTTAGAAACAAGATCAGCTTTTGAAAGGAACTTTAAAGCCAGAGCCAATTCTACAAATCCTAAAACCACTTTTACCGTATTCATCCAGCCCCCTGATTTCGGAAGACTTTGCAAGGCCTGAGGGAACAAAGCCAGCAATCCGAAGACAATCGCCCAGGCCAGCCCAAAACCGCCTAAAGCAAAGGTTAAGAGCATCGGAACGTTAGCCGAACCGGTAATGGCGCTTCCCAGCAAACTTCCTAAGATCGGACCTGTACAGGAGAAGGAAACAATCACCAGCGTTAAAGCCATAAAGAAAATTCCGATAATTCCTCCTGCCTCTTCCGCCTTTGAAGATTTATTGGCAATCGAACTCGGCAGAGTAATGTCGTAGTATCCGAAAAAGCTTCCTGCGAAGAAAATGAAGATAATAAAGAATACAATATTTAGCCAGACATTGGTCGAAATTTCGTTAAAAATATTTCCTGCGATCCCATCGATCAGGTGGAAAGGTACGCTCAGTAAAACGAAGATGAGCAAAATAAAGAAACCATAAATCAGAGCATCTCTTTTCCCTTTCGCCGGGTTTTTATTCCCTTTCGTAAAGAATGAAACCGTTAACGGAATCATGGGGAACACACACGGAGTAAGCAGGGCAATTAACCCTCCGATAAATCCTAATAAAAGATACGTCCAATAGTTTTCGCTGATCTTGGAAGACCCGGTTCCGCAGTCTGTCAAAGGGTTTTTAATATCGATGGATGATATTTTCAATTGCTTAGGATCCAATTTGGATGATTCCGTTACGGTGATTTCTCCTTCTGAAGGATTCTCCGTAACTGTTTCAACGACTGCCGGATTTTTTACGGAATTTTTGGCAGGCTCCTCTTTTTCGTCCGTCTTGGTTTCTACAGCGCCCTTTGGTGTTACCTGTTTGTTGAATTCCAGCGTATTCGGTGCCAGGCAAACCCTGTCGTCACACGTCTGATAAGTAATTTCTGCAACTACATCTCCAGGCTTTGTTCCGTCTTTTAATTTAAATTTCTGCTTAAAGCCTGCTGCATCAGAATAAAAAACAATCTTTCCGCCGAAAGCCTCAGAAAATTCTTCATGCTTTTTACCGGTTTCCGTAAATTTCCCGATCAGTTCGATGTTTTTTCCTGAAACCTTGTAGCTGGTCGGAATTCCGGTGTCTTCAGGAAGATCTTTGGAATAGATGTGCCAGCCGCTTTCCATCGTCGCATTCAGCACCGCTTCGTATTGGTTGTCGCCTAATTCGTTGATGGTGAATTTAAATTTTACAGGATTTTTGATTTGTGCATTGATTCCGGTTGCCAAAAACAACAGAATCAATAAAAACCAGTTTCTAAACTTCATTTTACTTTTTATTAAAAATTTTGAGAATATGTTCGGTATTCTCATCCTTAGAATTTCTTCGGTCCTGTCGGAACGGAATCACCCCGAGTACGGAATTTTCGCCGTCGGCCAGAAGCCATATTTTTTGCCTCGCTAAAATAGATAATTTTTCGTCCCTAAAAAACTTGGAAACTTTCTTTTTCCCTGAAAATCCGGAAGGATAAAATTCGTCCCCATCCTTCGGTCTTCGTAAAAGCAAAGGAAAGCGAAGTTTGCGGGCGTCAAAGTCCCATTCGAAACTTTTATTGATTTCCTCGATTCCCATTATATTTTCGAGATTTAGGGCGATCCGGTTTTCAGAAAAATCATATTTTTCAATTAAAAGAATCTTCTGAGCACGGTCCGGTATTTCCGTTTCTGGTTTTTTGATGAAAATCAGTTCGTCATAACTTACCGTCAGCTGATATTCTTCAGATAAAAATAAGCTCCCGTTTTCGGCAGTAAAAATTTTAGGAATTTCCTGCTCCTGATCAAAACCGTATTTCTTTAAGATTTCAAATTTTACGAAATTACTCTCCCGGCTGAGCTGTTCTTTTGATAAAATTTTGTGGGATGGGTTAAACAGAGTAATGCGGTTTTCTATTTCGCCGATCTGCTGCTGAATGAAATCTTTAGCCTGATTCAGATAAGAAGTACTCTTTCTGAAATTATCTAAAAAATGGTCATTGGTTTCCATCAGTTTCGGAACAATCTCATTCCTGATTTTATTTCTCAGATAATCACTTTTCTTATTAGAGAGATCTTCCCGGTATTCAATTTGGTTCTCTCTTGCAAAAGCATAAATTTCTTCTTTTGAAAAGGACAGAAGCGGACGCAGAATATGGTTGTCATTGGCCGGAATTCCACTTAATCCTTGAATTCCCGCTGCTTTTGACAGATTGATGATAAAAGTTTCCAGCTGATCATTCAGATGGTGGGCCGTAACGAGGAATTCCAGGTTCTCCATCGTCCGGATCTGTTTGAAAAAATCATACCGCAGCTCTCTTGCCCATAGCTGGATGGAATTTTCAGGCTTGCGGTCTTTCTCTGAAACCGAATATAAATGAAATTTAATATGGTGCTTTTCGCAGAAGTCCTCTACGGTTTTCTGATCCAGATCCGAATCTTCTCCGCGGAGCTTATAATTGATATGTGCTACCTGAAATTTGATCCCTAACTCCTTAAAACAGTACGCCAGAACCATAGAATCAGCACCACCGCTAACGGCAAGCAGATAGCTTTGATTTTCAGGAAAATGAATTAATTTACCCAGCTGGCTTTTAAACACTGATAGGTTCAACATAGAGGTTAGGAATTCTTTATGCAAAGATAACTCATATAATTAAAATGAATTTTGTTACCTTTGGTCCGTCTAAAAATGATTATTTATGAAAATTTTTAAAATTTTAGCAGTTTCTGCAATGGCGCTGGGAATGACATCTTGTATCAGCAAAAAGCAGTATGACGCGTTAAGCTCAAATTACAAACAGTGTATAGAAAATGTAGGGGAAAGACAGAGGGAAATTCAGGATCTGAAGTCTCAGAATTCAGCATTGGCGAGTGAGAACAACTTATTAAAAAGCCAGCATGATGCTTTAAAGTCTTCATTGGATGCATGTCTTTCCAACTCAGGGAAAAGCTCTGCAAATATCGATAAGCTGGTAGGGGAAATCAACTCTTCCAACTCTTATATCAAGCAATTGATTTCAAGCAATGCGAAAAACGACAGTTTGAATCTGGCATTGTCAAACAAACTGAAAAGATCTTTGGATAATGTAGCAGACAGCGATGTTCAGGTAAAAGTTCTAAAAGGAGTGGTAATGATTTCACTTTCGGACAAAATGTTATACAAAACCGGAGATTACAACGTATTGCCTGCCGCTCAGGAAGTGTTAGGAAAAGTAGCTAAAGTAATCAACGATTACGATAAATATTCAGTATTGATCGAAGGAAATACCGATAATGCGGCTTTAAATTCTCCGAATCTGCCAAGAGACAACTGGGATCTTTCTGCTTTAAGAGGAACTTCCGTAGCAAAAATCTTACAGACTCAGTTTGGGGTTGATCCTGCAAGAATCACAGCAGGCGGACGTTCCGAATATAATCCTAAAGCAACCAACATGAGCGTTTCCGGAAGAGCTGAAAACAGAAGAACGGAAATCATCATCATGCCTAAGCTGGATGAATTCATGAAACTGATGGATATTGCACCGAAGAAATAATTTAAATATCCTAATCAATAAAAAAGAAATCCCGAAGCAATTCGGGATTTTCTTTTTTAGCTCATCAAATCACATCTTCTTTTTTAAGGAGAGAAATAATTCTTTGAAAAAATGAATTGGATATTTCTTGCTTTGTTTTCTTTGAAAAAGAACCCGAGGTGCCTTTCGGCACCGGATTCTTTTGATTCTCGTGGTTAATTTGTTTTTTTTCTGAAAACATTATTTCGTGTGTTTTTACCCCTCGATGCAAAGGTAGATTGATCTGGAAAACGGCACCATCCGTATTTTTACGGTATTTATATCCGGGATTTTCCCATGTCTTCAGAATCTTTGGGTTTATTTATGCGTTTTTGTTATATTTAAGTAAATTTGAATTGCCTAAAATTTGTAGAATGAGCTTTTTTGAAGAAAAAAATCCGGAGATGGACAGGTACCTTGAAACCCATGCTTCGTCGGAACCTGAAATCCTGAGAAAACTAAGACGGGAGACTTATCAGAAGACTACGCAACCGCATATGATTTCGGGATACCAGCAGGGAAGATTGCTGACGATTATCTCCCGGATGATGCAGCCCAGAAATATTCTGGAGATAGGAACCTTTACCGGCTATGCCACGCTCTGCCTTACGGAAGGAATGGCAAAAGACGGAAAAATAACGACTTTGGATGTAAATGAAGATTTAGCCTATCTCCCGAGAAAATATTTTGCAGAAAGTGAGTTTTCGAGGCAGATCGATTTCAGGCTTCAGGATGCAAAAGAATTTCTAAAGGAAACGGATGAGGTTTTCGATCTGGTTTTTATTGATGCGGATAAAGAAAATTACGCAGAATATTTCAGGCTGATCAAGCCAAGGACAAAATCAGGATCGGTCGTAATGTTCGATAACGTGCTTTGGTACGGAAAAGTGCTGGAGGAAAACCCTAAGCAGAAATCTACCCAGGTAATTAAGGAATTGAATGATTTGATCGCGAAAGATGACGATTTTGAAAATCTTATTTTACCTTTGCGGGACGGGGTGAATTTCCTGAGAAGAAAATAGATGAAGGTGAGTTTAAAGTTAAGATATGTGAAATGATTTCTAAATCTTAACCTGAACCTTAAACGTAATATAAACTGATGAATAAAGGAATTTGTAGTGTCACAGTTGCACCGGTCCGGGCAGAAGCTTCTGACCGTGCTGAAATCGTTACCGAAATACTTTTTGGCGAAAGTGCGGATATTCTGGAAGTCAATAAGAACTGGACGAGAATAAAAATGCACTACGACGGTTATGAAGGATGGATGGATACCAAACAGATCCGTCCGGTGGCAGATGAAATCTTGGCAAAACGTAAAGTGACCGTCGTAACCGAAGATTTTGCATCGGTGTTGATGAATGACGGGAAAACCTTGCTTTCGATGGGTTCGGAAGTGGAGTTTCCGGCGGTTGCTTCCAGACGGAGCCATGATGTACGTGAAAGTATTGCTTTGACGGCTAAAGAATTTATCAACGTCCCATACTTATGGGGCGGGAAAAGCTTTTTTGCGGTGGACTGTTCCGGATTTACCCAGCTGGTCTATAAAATTCATGAGATTAAATTACCCAGAGATGCTTCCCAGCAGGTAAACGTTGGGGAATCTTTAAGCTTTGTTGAAGAAAGCCGGCCCGGCGATCTTGCCTTTTTTGAAAACCCGGAAGGGAAAATCGTTCATGTCGGCATCATGCTGGAAAATCAGAGGATTATCCACGCTTCGGGAAAAGTAAGAATCGATACGCTGGATTCTACCGGGATCTTCAATAAAGAACTGAACAAGCATACGCATAAGCTGAGAGTGATTAAAAGTGTAATCTAAAATTACAACAGATCTGAAATGGAAAATATTCTTTTGGGCATTTTCGATATTTTAAATTTTGGATTGCTGGTTTTCTTGTGGTGGTTTACCATAAAACACTATAAACTTTTACCACAGATTATTCCTACCCATTTCGATTTCGACGGAAAGGCAGATAACTTCGGCAGTAAAAAATATTCTTTTCTCATGCCGGTGGTTTTAACCGTTCTGTATTTTTTCTTTGCTTATTTGGTCAGTAATCCAGGAGCTTCCAATTATCCCGTAGAAATTACCGAAGAGAATAAAAATGCACAATTTTTGATAATGAAAATTTTTGTAAGATGGCTCTTGCTGTTGATCTCTCTAATCTTTCTGAACAGCCAGGATTATATGTTCAGATACTCCAGGGATGAAGAAGCAAAGCCTAAGATAGCAATGTCTTCGGCCTTGTTTTCGGTGATTGGTAGCCTGATTGTTTTGTTCATTTTCGTAGGTATTTTTAAATGATGCAACAAAATAGTTCAGAAGTAAATATTTTTGACGAATTAACGGGCTTAATGTCTTTAGATTTTGGACCTTTTAACATAATGATCGTAAAAAATTAAAATTGAATATGATGGCTTTTCTTTACAACCTATTCATCAATTTGCTTATCTTCGGGATGAAGATTTTTTCTTTATTTAATGATAAAACGAAGAAAGGCGTTGAGGGCAGAAAAGAATCTTTACAGAAAGTAAAATCCGGATTTTCAAAGTCCGATAAGGTAATCTGGATGCATGCTTCCAGCCTAGGAGAATATGAACAGGGACTTCCTGTTCTGGAAAGATTAAAAGCTCATTTTTCTGACCATAAAATTCTGATCACTTTCTTCTCGCCATCAGGCTACGAGCATATTGTCAATAAAAGACATATTGCTGATGTCATCTGTTACCTGCCTTTCGATAGAAAATCTGATGTAAAAGAATTTGTTGCTCAACTTGATGTTCAACTATTTTTTACGGTGAAATACGATTACTGGTACAACCTGCTGGAAGAGCTGAAGAATAAAGGTGCTAAAACGTATGTAATATCCGCTTTGTTTTATGACCGGCAATCTTTCTTTACTTCGTACGGTAAATGGTTTGTAGAACAGCTGCAGAAAAATATAGATTGGTTTTTCCACCAGACCGAAATGTCTTATGCTTTGGCTAAAAGTGTTGGCCTGACAAAATCCTCAGTAACCGGAGATACGAGATTCGACCGGGTAAAGCAATTAAGGAACCGGAACAACCATGTTGATTTTATACGCGAATTTATTGGCAAAGATAAAGCCGTTGTTTTCGGAAGCTCGTGGCAGGCAGAAGAAAAAATCGTTGAAGAAGTTTCACAGTTAAGCCCTTACGCTAAACTGATCGTTGCACCACATGATCTCAAAAGAGTTCAGAGTTTGAAACAGATGTTCCCGAATGCGCTTTTGTACAGTAAAATAGATAGCTCGATAAATGATTCAGATTCCCATATTTTAATCATAGACAGCATCGGGCTGCTATCCAAACTCTATTCTTATGCCGATATCGCGGTGGTAGGCGGCGGTTTTCATGAGGCTGGGCTGCATAATATTCTTGAAGCGGCTACTTTTGGGGTTCCCGTTATCTTTGGGAACCATTACCGGAAAAACCCGGAAGCCGATGAGCTGGTTGCTGTAGATGGAGGAAGGGCGTTTGAAAATACCGGTCTCGCAGCCGATTTTGTTTTATTCCTGATCAATAATGAAGAGCTGCTGAAATCAATGTCTGAGAACGCTGAGAATTTTGTTTCCGGAAAACCTGAATCTACGGAGCTGATCTTGGAGAAAATGTTATCTTAAAAATCCCCGGCTCTTAATTCCTTTGATGATTTCATCAAAATTTTCAGGAATCTGATCGCTGGTCAGCCATTTGAAATCGATTCCGTTGTTGATGAACAGCTTGGAAAGGTATTTGTTCTGAAGGATTTTTTCCTTTAATGAGTCTAGGTACTCGTCAATTTCCATCCAGTAATCCGCATCCAGTTTCCTGGTTAGCAGCAGCGCTTTTACAGTTTTATTGATCATATACATATACAGTTTGTAGATGTTGTCAAAACGTTGGCGGCTGAGATCATCATTATGTTTCAGGATCTCGTTTATCAATAAAAGATTTAGGGAAACCTCTCCAAACTTATCGGTGGTAATTTTTACATGCTCGGTAATTTCCGCACTGATTTTACGGATGCTCGACAAGAAATATTTTTGGTTGCTGATGTATTTGGAAGCCAGCAGCACTTTTTCCTGAACGATTTCTTCCATGGCATCCCGCTTATTGTCCGTTGTTTCAGGATCGATTAACTCGAAATATAATTTTTTGGATAATAGCTTGTCTTTTTTTAGCAGCCTGAAAATCAGCCGGTCTTTTTCTACAGACGAAAAATTGCTGAGGGCGGCCTTAAACTCTTTTGAATATTCCATTTTTAAATTTAATTAAAAATTTTCGAATATTTAAGAAATCCGTTCAATGCCCAGTTAGCGGTGTAATATAAAGAGGTAATGGTCGAAAAGCCCATGAATTCTTTATAAACGAGGTATTGGTCTTTAATGATGTTTTTCTTTTTTCTGGAAACACTGTTTTCGCGCATCCTGTATTTAGCCAGCGTTTTATTCAGCGGATAGCCTTTGGGAATTTCTTTTAAAAGATTCAGCCACATCACATGGTCTTCCCGTTTGCTTTTTACCGGGAAAAAAAATTTCCCGACTCTTTTGGTATCATACATCGTTGAGACTGGTGCCAGCCTGCAGGTTTTAAGCAAATTGGAAAAGGTAACTACAGTATCGGCTTCAAAATCTCTCAGGATCGGCTCCATGGTATGCTCATCGCATCTCGAATAATTGCAATACACCAATTCTGCTTTGTTTTCCTGCATAAAACCGGTCATCGTTTCCAGATATTCCGGATACCATAAGTCATCGGAATCCAGAAAGGCAATATATCTTCCTTCTGCCCGTTCCAGGCTTTTATTCCGGGCATTTCCGGCACCGCCGTTCTGCTTAAGAACCTGAAGCTTTATCCTGGGGTCATTGTATTTCCGGATAATTTCAGCAGTATTGTCTTTCGAACGGTC from Chryseobacterium sp. SORGH_AS_0447 includes these protein-coding regions:
- a CDS encoding patatin-like phospholipase family protein, which encodes MFDFFSFKKKKPVIGLTLSGGGMRGIAHIAVLKALEEYNLKPDIISGTSAGSIVGAFYSLGKTPEEMMEIVKQTTFFSRSYLKLSKNGIFSAKFILKLLTDYFPEDNFNTLKIPVYVAATEMTHGIVDFFSEGELFAPLLASSSVPFILPPVKMGEKIYVDGGVLDNLPIEPIMDKCDFLIGSHVNSISYDSLEKMSLMKEFDRILHLAIAKSVYSKAKACDIFLDPPKMTKFSLFNKKYLDTMFQEVYEYTCKELEEKGYLRV
- a CDS encoding alpha/beta fold hydrolase, whose amino-acid sequence is MLNFERKGNGKETLVLLHGFMENLSIWNDMEPHLSENFSLLKIDLPGHGQSEIIAEVQTMELMAEEVKKVLDHENLTKIHLLGHSMGGYVSLAFAEKHLEYLKSLTLFFSTYFPDDAEKKEQRIKSYRIIKDAFAHYVRAGIPNLFNPNERDILEGKIEIALETALSTNHLGALASVKGMVERTDKKHILENLDAKILVLAGKHDNAVKTDVTIKGLPDRTNIKSYILDCGHNGHWEKPSVCAAIINTELLHNMPKHLVF
- a CDS encoding biopolymer transporter ExbD; this translates as MAEVIAQEKQGGSKQRKKLIRVDMTPMVDLGFLLITFFMFTTNFTKPNVMDLGLPAKDPNPSPKHYDILPKNQVTFILGKDNRVFYHQQSKEDLNKNNLKETDFNGLNITKIISEAYNKAPKKENFTIIIEPTDDANYKNFVDVLDNIAISKKERYGVTDIKPWEKKVYEELTR
- a CDS encoding cytochrome c biogenesis protein CcdA, which translates into the protein MKFRNWFLLILLFLATGINAQIKNPVKFKFTINELGDNQYEAVLNATMESGWHIYSKDLPEDTGIPTSYKVSGKNIELIGKFTETGKKHEEFSEAFGGKIVFYSDAAGFKQKFKLKDGTKPGDVVAEITYQTCDDRVCLAPNTLEFNKQVTPKGAVETKTDEKEEPAKNSVKNPAVVETVTENPSEGEITVTESSKLDPKQLKISSIDIKNPLTDCGTGSSKISENYWTYLLLGFIGGLIALLTPCVFPMIPLTVSFFTKGNKNPAKGKRDALIYGFFILLIFVLLSVPFHLIDGIAGNIFNEISTNVWLNIVFFIIFIFFAGSFFGYYDITLPSSIANKSSKAEEAGGIIGIFFMALTLVIVSFSCTGPILGSLLGSAITGSANVPMLLTFALGGFGLAWAIVFGLLALFPQALQSLPKSGGWMNTVKVVLGFVELALALKFLSKADLVSKTFLIKRELFIAIWIIVAIGLVIYLFGLIRFPHDDKKPKISITRKVLGVLGIGFVIYLIQGLIPSDRPKLQLLSGILPPLNVSYFHDEKDGILGMHPEHDFFKAIEIAKKENKPILIDFTGYGCENCRKMEEFVWSQADILPILQNDVVLASLYVDDKEELPEEQKTKIDLGDGQMKKVQTIGDRWSLFQTANFNNNSQPHYVLLTPDGKVINTPVSGYMEKEKFKKFLECGVNYYKQNK
- the tilS gene encoding tRNA lysidine(34) synthetase TilS; protein product: MLNLSVFKSQLGKLIHFPENQSYLLAVSGGADSMVLAYCFKELGIKFQVAHINYKLRGEDSDLDQKTVEDFCEKHHIKFHLYSVSEKDRKPENSIQLWARELRYDFFKQIRTMENLEFLVTAHHLNDQLETFIINLSKAAGIQGLSGIPANDNHILRPLLSFSKEEIYAFARENQIEYREDLSNKKSDYLRNKIRNEIVPKLMETNDHFLDNFRKSTSYLNQAKDFIQQQIGEIENRITLFNPSHKILSKEQLSRESNFVKFEILKKYGFDQEQEIPKIFTAENGSLFLSEEYQLTVSYDELIFIKKPETEIPDRAQKILLIEKYDFSENRIALNLENIMGIEEINKSFEWDFDARKLRFPLLLRRPKDGDEFYPSGFSGKKKVSKFFRDEKLSILARQKIWLLADGENSVLGVIPFRQDRRNSKDENTEHILKIFNKK
- a CDS encoding OmpA family protein, producing the protein MKIFKILAVSAMALGMTSCISKKQYDALSSNYKQCIENVGERQREIQDLKSQNSALASENNLLKSQHDALKSSLDACLSNSGKSSANIDKLVGEINSSNSYIKQLISSNAKNDSLNLALSNKLKRSLDNVADSDVQVKVLKGVVMISLSDKMLYKTGDYNVLPAAQEVLGKVAKVINDYDKYSVLIEGNTDNAALNSPNLPRDNWDLSALRGTSVAKILQTQFGVDPARITAGGRSEYNPKATNMSVSGRAENRRTEIIIMPKLDEFMKLMDIAPKK
- a CDS encoding O-methyltransferase; amino-acid sequence: MSFFEEKNPEMDRYLETHASSEPEILRKLRRETYQKTTQPHMISGYQQGRLLTIISRMMQPRNILEIGTFTGYATLCLTEGMAKDGKITTLDVNEDLAYLPRKYFAESEFSRQIDFRLQDAKEFLKETDEVFDLVFIDADKENYAEYFRLIKPRTKSGSVVMFDNVLWYGKVLEENPKQKSTQVIKELNDLIAKDDDFENLILPLRDGVNFLRRK
- a CDS encoding C40 family peptidase, with the translated sequence MNKGICSVTVAPVRAEASDRAEIVTEILFGESADILEVNKNWTRIKMHYDGYEGWMDTKQIRPVADEILAKRKVTVVTEDFASVLMNDGKTLLSMGSEVEFPAVASRRSHDVRESIALTAKEFINVPYLWGGKSFFAVDCSGFTQLVYKIHEIKLPRDASQQVNVGESLSFVEESRPGDLAFFENPEGKIVHVGIMLENQRIIHASGKVRIDTLDSTGIFNKELNKHTHKLRVIKSVI
- a CDS encoding DUF1648 domain-containing protein; the encoded protein is MENILLGIFDILNFGLLVFLWWFTIKHYKLLPQIIPTHFDFDGKADNFGSKKYSFLMPVVLTVLYFFFAYLVSNPGASNYPVEITEENKNAQFLIMKIFVRWLLLLISLIFLNSQDYMFRYSRDEEAKPKIAMSSALFSVIGSLIVLFIFVGIFK
- a CDS encoding 3-deoxy-D-manno-octulosonic acid transferase, producing the protein MAFLYNLFINLLIFGMKIFSLFNDKTKKGVEGRKESLQKVKSGFSKSDKVIWMHASSLGEYEQGLPVLERLKAHFSDHKILITFFSPSGYEHIVNKRHIADVICYLPFDRKSDVKEFVAQLDVQLFFTVKYDYWYNLLEELKNKGAKTYVISALFYDRQSFFTSYGKWFVEQLQKNIDWFFHQTEMSYALAKSVGLTKSSVTGDTRFDRVKQLRNRNNHVDFIREFIGKDKAVVFGSSWQAEEKIVEEVSQLSPYAKLIVAPHDLKRVQSLKQMFPNALLYSKIDSSINDSDSHILIIDSIGLLSKLYSYADIAVVGGGFHEAGLHNILEAATFGVPVIFGNHYRKNPEADELVAVDGGRAFENTGLAADFVLFLINNEELLKSMSENAENFVSGKPESTELILEKMLS